The stretch of DNA GTCATGATTTCATAAACATAAACCTGTTCAGCCTCCCGTCCGGGTACGACCACATCCCGGACCAGATCATTAACAGTGACAATTCCCCATGCGTCATCCTTGCTGCGTTTGTTAACCAGCAGTTCGGATGCTTTGGACATGCGCATCTGTTCTGCTGCTTCCTTGGCGGTCGCCATGCCGTCGATGCTGACAATCTCGGATTGCATCACATCCTGTACGCGGATAATCAGTGAACTCATATCTTTTCTCCTTTACAGGTAGCTGTCGCGGACCTTTTCCTTGAAGACTTCAATCTGGCTTTCCATGCCGAGCACATTCTCCACGGGCAGCACAAAAGCGATTCCGGTGCCGGGCTTGTGGAACTCCCCGGCGGTCTTGATCGCATCCATGACCGGCGCGACCAGATGTTCTTCCAGCAGGAAGAGGACAATGTCGGTCTGGTCTTCGAGGGTAAGGCCGAAAAATGTCTTGGCCTCGCGCATTCCGGTTCCCCGTGCGGGGATGATGGTTGCTCCGGTGGCACCGACCTTCTTGGCCGCATCCACAATGGGATCGGTTTTGTCCGGTTTTACCGGGGCAAGGATGATCTTGAATCTCATAATTTTTCCCCCTGATTGGGCTTGGTTCCGCGCATTGTTGCTGCGCGGGAAATTTTATTCTTTTCTGCCGATGCTTTTGCGCTTCTCCGTTCAGCCATGAAATGTGTGTACTGAGCGTAACCCATGACGGTGATAATTGGAAACAGGCTGGCAAAGGCGATCAGGCCGAATCCGTCCAGTGCCGGATTGCGTCCGGGCACTGCTTCGGAAAGTCCCAGCCCCAGTGCTGCCACCAGCGGCACGGTCACCGTGGAGGTGGTTACCCCGCCGGAATCGTAGGCCAGCGGGATGATTTTTTTCGGGGCCAGAAAGGTCTGGATGATCACGATTACGTATCCCGCCATTATATAAATATAAAGCGGGGTTCCGGTGACGATGCGGAAAGCTCCCAGCGATATGCCGATGGCCACTCCGATAGCAACCGTTATGCGCAGTCCCCACTGGCTGATCACGCCGCCGGAAACTTCCTTGGCCTTCAGGGCCACGGCCAGCAGCGAGGGCTCGGCTATGGTGGTGGAAAAGCCGATCATGGCCGCGAACAGGTAGACCCAGCCGTATGCGGTCCAATCAGAAATTGCGGCGACCCCGCCTTCGCCCGCCAGCAGCGAAGGCGCGGAGAGTTGGGTCGCCATGATCCGGCCTATCGGAAACAGCGCTTTTTCCAGGCCGATCAAAAACATTGCCAGTCCCAGCACCACATATACGCCGCCGATAATCAGGCTGCGCAGATTGGGTATGGGCTGGCGCAGAACAAAGAGCTGAAAGCAGGTGATCAATGCCAGTATCGGGAGAATATCCCGGATAGTGGCAAGGAATACCGCTGAGAATTCAATCAGGAAGTCCATGATCTCGCTTTCCTCTTTAAATAAAATTGTCCGGAGGGCGGGGGATGAAACGCAGGGTATCTATAGCGTTTGCAAGCCCTCCGGATATTAAAATACGGTCAGCCCGTAGCCCATTACAAAAATCATAGGCAGGAGGGAGGCAAAGGCGATCAGCCCGAATCCGTCCAGCAGGGGGCTGCGGCCCTTGATTATTGAAGCCAGACCTACTCCCAGAGCCGCTACGAGGGGAACGGTGACGGTGGATGTGGTAACACCGCCTGCATCATAGGCAATGCCTACGATCTCTTTGGGAGCTATCAGGGTCATCAGCATAACAACCACGTAGCCGCCTATGATCAGGTAATGCACGGGCCAACCGCGCAATATCCGCAAAACACCGATTAATATCGCCACACCTACGGAGAAGGCCACTGAAAGGCGCAAGCCCAGTGCGTAGCGAGCCATTGATTCTTCTCCGGGGGCGATAAGATTTCCCCCGGCAGCAATGCTGGCAGCCTCTGCCGAGACGGCTATCAACGCAGGTTCCGCAACCGTTGTTGAAAAGCCGAGCAGAAAGGCGAAGCTCAGCAGCCAGAAGAGGCTTCCTTTGCGCGCAAGGGCCCGGGCCATTTCCTCCCCGACGGGGAAAAGACCCATTTCCAGGCCCTGCACAAAGAGCATAAGCCCCAGAACCACGAGCAGACCGCCGAAAGCCACCTCTCCCATATTCGGCAGAGGCTGCCTGAGAACAACAATCTGGAAAAACGCGATGACCAGAATAATGGGCAGCAGATCTTTGAAAGAGGTCCATATCTTTCCAAGAACTGCCCGCAGTATTCTTTTGGCACAGGGTGTCGGTTTGTTGCTGTTCTTCATTTGTTCCAAGATGATAAATAGTGTTTTGCTCAACCAGCCCTGTCCATGCAGACCCGGCTGTTCTTTGCCGCGTCGTAAATCCTGTGGGTCAGGATCTCCGTGTTGGCAGGCTTGAGCATAAAGTCGAATGCTCCGGCGTTCATGGAAGCAAGGGCGGAATCCATATCCGCATTGCCGGTCAGCAGAATTACTTCCACGCTGGGATGGCGGTTTTTGATGGTCTTCAAAACCTGCAATCCGTTCATCCCGGGCATTTTCATATCCAGAACCACTACCTGAAAAAGTTCTGTATCAAGCTTAAGCAGCCCTTCAGCCCCATCTGCGGCGGTGATAACTTCAACGCCCCTTCTGGTCAGTCGCTTGGCCAGTACAGAAGAAAAGCCTTCTTCGTCATCTATGAGGAGTATTCGAATGTTTTTCATAATCTTCCTCCTTGGCTTTACCCTGATAGTTACAATGAACATGCCAAAAGCGTGCGGGATGTTTTGAAGTTTGCGGTATTGATTTTGTGTATAGAAATAAAGCTGTCTTATTTCAACATGTTGAGATGGTTGGTGAGGCTGAAAGATTAGGCGGAACTAACTTAAGTATGAACTTTTTTTTGCTTTATCTCTTTGTTCTCTGTCAGTGGGAAGAGAATGGGGAGGAATGATCGGGGTGTTTTGTACCGTGGTGGGTCGATTGAGTCATCAATCATTGTGAAAAAGCGCACAGTCTGGTGAGAAAAGTATTATTCGGGTCAAAGGGGGTGTTTTGTATCACCGGGGTAAAAAGTACCGAATAATTTTGTTTTACAATGAGACTCAGTATAACTCTCTCTTGATGGTTTCCCCTACATTACTAATAAGCGCATTTCGTTGTTTGTGTTTAATTCCTTTTAAAACAGTGCCTTGTGTGTTTATAAATTGCCTGACTTGAGTCTCGTGCACCCTGCAGATCTGGCACACCACTTGCTCAATGGGTTTCAGGAGGCCCGCAGTTTTCTGCGGAGCTGAAACCAGTAGAAACCCAGAGTGGTGAACCATGCAGACCGAAGCCAAGAAGACATACGACAAGCTTTCCCGGAAGATCGCACTTACCGTGATCACGGTATCACTTGCGCCGCTGATTCTTGTGGGCGGTCTTATCTTCGACCAGTTCCGGTCCATCTACCGGGCCAAGGTTTATGCCCATCTTGCAGAGGTGGTGGATAAGCAGAATGACAATGTAAACAACTTTCTGAGCGAGAAGCTGGCCGAAGTCCAATATCTCACCCGGGTGTTTACCTACGAAGAACTCAGCGATCCGCAGACTCTGGAGCAGGCCCTGAAGGGCATGCAGCAGCAGTACGGGCGCATATTCGTTGACCTCGGAATTATTGATGAGAACGGATCGCAGGTAGCCTATGCCGGACCGTTCGATCTTCTGGGGGCGGATTACTCCAAGGCGGACTGGTACATAAATTCCCGGAACAAAAAGACCTGCATCAGCGATGTGTTCATGGGTTTGCGTCAGGCACCCCACTTTATCATCACCATTAACAACAGCAGTGCGGGCAAGCCGTGGACTCTGCGGGCGACAATCGACTTTCTCGCCTTTTCCAATCTGGTGGAAAACGTTCACATCGGGGAGACCGGATATGCCTACATCCTGAACAAGGAAGGCGTTTTTCAAACCAGACCGCAGGTGGGTCGCAACAGCGATCTGGTGCTGACTCCCTACGAGGATATTCAGCAGCCCACCCCCGGTGAAGGCGTTTCCATTCAGCTTTCCAAGGGCAGTGACGGGGAAAAGTATGTGACCGTTTCCTCCCTGCTGAAGAACGGGGACTGGAAGCTGGTTTATCAGCAGAACATGTCCGATGCATTTTCGGCCATGATCCGCAGTGAATTCATCACTCTTGTAATTTTCCT from Desulfovibrio sp. JC010 encodes:
- a CDS encoding P-II family nitrogen regulator: MRFKIILAPVKPDKTDPIVDAAKKVGATGATIIPARGTGMREAKTFFGLTLEDQTDIVLFLLEEHLVAPVMDAIKTAGEFHKPGTGIAFVLPVENVLGMESQIEVFKEKVRDSYL
- a CDS encoding CBS domain-containing protein; translation: MSSLIIRVQDVMQSEIVSIDGMATAKEAAEQMRMSKASELLVNKRSKDDAWGIVTVNDLVRDVVVPGREAEQVYVYEIMTKPIITVPAQMDIRYAVRLIHRIGIHRAPVEHMNEIIGMVTLSSLILDNDLL
- a CDS encoding response regulator, with translation MKNIRILLIDDEEGFSSVLAKRLTRRGVEVITAADGAEGLLKLDTELFQVVVLDMKMPGMNGLQVLKTIKNRHPSVEVILLTGNADMDSALASMNAGAFDFMLKPANTEILTHRIYDAAKNSRVCMDRAG
- a CDS encoding DUF1538 domain-containing protein gives rise to the protein MKNSNKPTPCAKRILRAVLGKIWTSFKDLLPIILVIAFFQIVVLRQPLPNMGEVAFGGLLVVLGLMLFVQGLEMGLFPVGEEMARALARKGSLFWLLSFAFLLGFSTTVAEPALIAVSAEAASIAAGGNLIAPGEESMARYALGLRLSVAFSVGVAILIGVLRILRGWPVHYLIIGGYVVVMLMTLIAPKEIVGIAYDAGGVTTSTVTVPLVAALGVGLASIIKGRSPLLDGFGLIAFASLLPMIFVMGYGLTVF
- a CDS encoding DUF1538 domain-containing protein, with protein sequence MDFLIEFSAVFLATIRDILPILALITCFQLFVLRQPIPNLRSLIIGGVYVVLGLAMFLIGLEKALFPIGRIMATQLSAPSLLAGEGGVAAISDWTAYGWVYLFAAMIGFSTTIAEPSLLAVALKAKEVSGGVISQWGLRITVAIGVAIGISLGAFRIVTGTPLYIYIMAGYVIVIIQTFLAPKKIIPLAYDSGGVTTSTVTVPLVAALGLGLSEAVPGRNPALDGFGLIAFASLFPIITVMGYAQYTHFMAERRSAKASAEKNKISRAATMRGTKPNQGEKL
- a CDS encoding PAS domain-containing sensor histidine kinase translates to MQTEAKKTYDKLSRKIALTVITVSLAPLILVGGLIFDQFRSIYRAKVYAHLAEVVDKQNDNVNNFLSEKLAEVQYLTRVFTYEELSDPQTLEQALKGMQQQYGRIFVDLGIIDENGSQVAYAGPFDLLGADYSKADWYINSRNKKTCISDVFMGLRQAPHFIITINNSSAGKPWTLRATIDFLAFSNLVENVHIGETGYAYILNKEGVFQTRPQVGRNSDLVLTPYEDIQQPTPGEGVSIQLSKGSDGEKYVTVSSLLKNGDWKLVYQQNMSDAFSAMIRSEFITLVIFLSGGLAIIAMALYLSRKLVTHIEFIDDENEMMNRQMVETGKLASIGELAAGIAHEINNPVAIMIEEAGWVSDLLEDEGKEMSSYTEITRALEQVRTQGGRCKDITHKLLSFARKTDSRVVDVFLPELIEEVLEISIQQARYAQVNLSLDLDRSMGPVRASVSELQQVFLNLFNNAVQAMEAEGGTLSVSCRAEGDEAYVSVADTGPGIPAANLSRIFDPFFTTKPVGKGSGLGLSICFGLIHQMGGEIDVESGVGQGARFNIRLPLPPTGTEHDVEKEE